The following coding sequences lie in one Myxococcus xanthus genomic window:
- a CDS encoding FHA domain-containing protein, with amino-acid sequence MPPRPPPSSRAGAGRSGGSAGEDPDSMKSPARRRPASEDEDFAAPASGEDGYPDDGPPNPDLYGEEEPGRSRTGETRVASVESVEAERRSRDEDEDDNADATRAGPPVQMVVLEGPDKGRKKRFQSVRMVVGRNKDCDFVLEDQSVSRRHLELVYGQAGVVMRDLGSVSGTQVNDQRVDECLLKHGDEISVGKTRLRFVDEAEQIKELRAQAEAREAEEKRGREVAAREAEEKRKSQAAARGSEVDPNDPRFNEATNANYKLPDSLKESSGGKGAVAVPRPRPPIRSTPTRSNSGGLTGKQKALIGGGGALVVVLVIGLMLIPSGPPPPPPPDPKVEKAKVLMQQARESVRADDFANAVRLVGEAEKLVPGIDADNLARGARTQLEVMTSLEAVRGLIEEKQFDEARAKLEATPQGTAKTDDLRRKLATELEEKDIAWRLQQVEESFASRDPETIRPLIAQLPPLNRPAYEVKLTDLESELAKEAQDASRRTRNANARAAEVAKEKRKEFIAEAFTDVERRFNGGDYQRAILECDRVTDKYRADKDVKDRALALKRLIPQFRRALEDGQKKLDANSLEAAAKPLRRAAELYRQIGFRGSLGNTIDEQLASSSLAAGQSALKKGDLGAAGSHFREALRLNPGDGRAREGLENLQKKAEELFLRAYIQRDRDPQAAAEMFKVVIETASEGSDVKRKAEMYLSELQP; translated from the coding sequence GGACGGCTATCCAGACGACGGGCCGCCCAACCCGGACCTTTACGGCGAGGAGGAACCGGGCCGCTCCCGCACGGGTGAGACGCGCGTGGCCTCCGTCGAGTCCGTGGAGGCAGAGCGCCGCTCCCGCGACGAGGACGAAGACGACAACGCGGACGCCACGCGCGCGGGTCCGCCGGTACAGATGGTGGTGCTGGAGGGTCCGGACAAGGGCCGCAAGAAGCGCTTCCAGAGCGTGCGGATGGTGGTGGGCCGCAACAAGGACTGCGACTTCGTGCTGGAGGACCAGTCCGTGTCCCGCCGGCATCTGGAGCTGGTGTACGGGCAGGCCGGCGTGGTGATGCGGGACCTGGGCAGCGTCAGTGGCACCCAGGTCAACGACCAGCGCGTGGACGAGTGCCTGCTGAAGCACGGCGACGAAATCTCCGTGGGCAAGACGCGCCTGCGCTTCGTGGACGAGGCGGAGCAGATCAAGGAGCTGCGCGCCCAGGCGGAGGCCCGCGAGGCGGAGGAGAAGCGCGGGCGCGAGGTGGCCGCCCGCGAGGCGGAGGAGAAGCGGAAGAGCCAGGCCGCCGCGCGTGGCAGCGAGGTGGATCCGAACGACCCGCGCTTCAACGAGGCCACCAACGCCAACTACAAGCTGCCCGACTCGCTCAAGGAGAGCTCCGGCGGCAAGGGCGCGGTGGCCGTACCCCGGCCCCGTCCGCCCATCCGCAGCACGCCGACGCGTTCGAACAGCGGGGGACTGACGGGCAAGCAGAAGGCGCTCATCGGCGGCGGTGGCGCGCTGGTGGTGGTGCTGGTCATCGGGCTGATGCTGATTCCGTCCGGGCCGCCGCCCCCGCCTCCGCCGGACCCGAAGGTGGAGAAGGCGAAGGTGCTGATGCAGCAGGCGCGCGAGTCCGTGCGTGCGGATGACTTCGCCAACGCCGTCCGCCTCGTCGGGGAGGCGGAGAAGCTGGTTCCGGGCATCGACGCGGACAACCTGGCCCGGGGCGCGCGCACGCAGTTGGAGGTGATGACCTCGCTGGAAGCGGTGCGGGGCCTCATCGAGGAGAAGCAGTTCGACGAGGCGCGCGCGAAGCTGGAGGCGACGCCGCAGGGCACGGCGAAGACGGATGACCTTCGCCGCAAGCTGGCGACGGAGCTGGAGGAGAAGGACATCGCCTGGCGGCTCCAGCAGGTGGAGGAGTCCTTCGCCTCGCGCGACCCGGAGACGATTCGCCCGCTCATCGCGCAGCTGCCGCCGCTGAACCGGCCGGCCTACGAGGTGAAGCTGACGGACCTGGAGTCCGAGCTGGCGAAGGAGGCCCAGGATGCGTCGCGCCGCACCCGCAACGCCAACGCCCGCGCGGCGGAGGTGGCCAAGGAGAAGCGCAAGGAGTTCATCGCCGAGGCCTTCACCGACGTGGAGCGCCGCTTCAACGGGGGGGACTACCAGCGCGCCATCCTGGAGTGCGACCGGGTGACGGACAAGTACCGGGCGGACAAGGACGTGAAGGACCGGGCCCTGGCCCTCAAGCGTCTGATTCCCCAGTTCCGGCGCGCGCTGGAGGACGGGCAGAAGAAGCTGGACGCCAACTCGCTGGAGGCGGCGGCGAAGCCCCTGCGGCGCGCGGCGGAGCTATACCGCCAGATTGGCTTCCGGGGCTCGCTGGGGAACACCATCGACGAACAGCTCGCGTCTTCATCGCTGGCGGCGGGGCAGAGCGCGCTGAAGAAGGGGGACCTGGGCGCGGCCGGCTCGCACTTCCGTGAGGCGCTGCGGCTCAACCCGGGTGACGGGCGGGCGCGTGAAGGACTGGAGAACCTGCAGAAGAAGGCGGAGGAGCTCTTCCTCCGGGCCTACATCCAGCGGGACAGGGATCCGCAGGCGGCGGCGGAGATGTTCAAGGTCGTCATCGAGACGGCCTCGGAAGGCTCCGACGTCAAGCGCAAGGCGGAGATGTATCTGAGCGAGCTCCAGCCGTGA
- a CDS encoding cyclic nucleotide-binding domain-containing protein: protein MNESSLRELGMDLIEERQFERALAVFAEAVRRAPADHRSRMLAARCLAELGERERAVTAYHACAEGLLRRDYLLSAMAACKLALDLAPNERRLKETLFRVHSRAVRNAPGRAVVPPPLPPETLYDGKVETDLMGLQGEELSSRAIEVLAATDPGGAADPNSRPPLPLFAELDRDAFVDLVRLMAWRRVKPEEAVSREGEPADSLYVLVAGKAEVTRQMEGEARTLGFLGGGSIFGEIALLTGAPPTATVSAVSDTEVFEIRREHLNAVAKSHPAVPQVLADFAQQRMARNLMATSPMFQTMPESERGALLRRFAFRALQAREKVLVEGEHSPGLFLVLAGELVVQKEDPAGGVVTLGMLREGEVAGEISLLTGLRATATVAAARKTAAAFLERAAFHELVTAVPDIRTYLEQLSDRRLKQIGEALRPAEIIDADELVLEPEAA from the coding sequence ATGAACGAGTCGTCGCTGCGTGAGCTCGGGATGGACCTCATCGAGGAGCGCCAGTTCGAGCGAGCCCTGGCCGTGTTCGCCGAGGCGGTCCGCCGCGCCCCCGCGGACCACCGCTCGCGGATGCTGGCCGCGCGCTGCCTGGCGGAGCTGGGCGAGCGTGAGCGTGCCGTCACCGCCTACCACGCCTGCGCGGAGGGCCTGCTGCGCCGGGACTACCTGTTGTCCGCCATGGCCGCGTGCAAGCTGGCGCTGGACCTGGCGCCCAACGAGCGGCGCCTGAAGGAGACACTGTTTCGCGTGCACTCGCGCGCGGTTCGCAACGCGCCGGGCCGCGCCGTGGTCCCTCCGCCGCTGCCGCCCGAAACCCTCTACGACGGCAAGGTAGAGACGGACCTGATGGGACTGCAGGGCGAGGAGCTGTCCAGCCGCGCCATCGAAGTGCTGGCCGCGACGGACCCGGGCGGCGCCGCGGACCCCAACAGCCGTCCGCCACTGCCGCTGTTCGCGGAGCTGGACCGGGATGCCTTCGTGGACCTGGTGCGGCTGATGGCGTGGCGCCGCGTGAAGCCGGAGGAGGCGGTGAGCCGCGAGGGCGAGCCCGCCGACTCCCTCTACGTCCTGGTCGCCGGCAAGGCGGAGGTGACGCGGCAGATGGAGGGCGAGGCGCGCACGCTGGGCTTCCTCGGCGGCGGCTCCATCTTCGGTGAAATCGCGCTGTTGACGGGCGCTCCGCCCACGGCGACGGTGTCCGCGGTGTCGGATACGGAAGTCTTCGAGATTCGCCGCGAGCACCTCAACGCGGTGGCCAAGAGCCACCCCGCGGTGCCGCAGGTGCTGGCGGACTTCGCGCAGCAGCGCATGGCGCGCAACCTGATGGCCACCTCGCCCATGTTCCAGACGATGCCGGAGTCGGAGCGGGGCGCGCTGCTGCGGCGCTTCGCCTTCCGGGCGCTCCAGGCTCGGGAGAAGGTGCTGGTGGAGGGTGAGCACTCGCCGGGGCTGTTCCTGGTGCTGGCCGGTGAGCTGGTGGTGCAGAAGGAGGACCCGGCGGGCGGTGTGGTGACGCTGGGCATGCTGCGCGAGGGCGAGGTCGCGGGCGAAATCTCGCTGCTGACGGGCCTGCGCGCGACGGCCACGGTAGCGGCGGCGCGCAAGACGGCGGCGGCCTTCCTGGAGCGCGCGGCTTTCCACGAACTGGTGACGGCCGTTCCGGACATCCGCACGTACCTGGAGCAGCTGTCGGACCGCCGGCTGAAGCAGATTGGCGAGGCGCTGCGGCCCGCGGAAATCATCGACGCGGACGAACTGGTGCTCGAGCCCGAGGCGGCGTGA
- a CDS encoding Vps62-related protein: MTVAATFWGTGGLRTYPTSHGNECQAACFNDPSCTGGTFNPAKRLCWLRTGSGAIGGGIPTDQAFKVGDAEREAFFRSRMTVGATFWGTGERRFISTTSATQCYTACSNDSSCTGGTFNEGKRSCWLRVGNGSIGGGLTSDYGFKTQLGERRAGFNGNIVYGHWRASGGKNPSSAGNPTFHLDFAGPTDIITVKLSSSVDTYLYLLDANGNVLAEDDHSGGGKNAQLSVALNPGSYQLVAATAATGQAGDFTLSSDKAPLRFSQQLELRPVTRFTWIYDDRGSGASSNIAIWRPDLSQHPGFFSLGDVGMTRYGVAPSASFVVRGEGDLLARPTDYALTWNDKGSGGDSDGSLWEPVAPVGYTCLGHVAVRGYSKPSTELIRCVKSAYVLAADPQTLWTDSGSGADRDAGLWQAVPKDHRGLLASTFISRPSHSDTGGSSRYWVLNKSATVNEELRGGAVDTRTVVSFAPRIWLHADESYFPSSTEFHLANVHEVNGHLVTNQPLGCDSCTDPAFLDGQRPDQTSVPVYAQIISRPQSGQMAGVTDVLYWSFYPYNNGKRVCIGVYIGGIGCVGGYSTFGNHVGDWEHFTVRFVDGRPSQVYLSQHANGQTFTFGDKLLAFTGWHSVTYSAKGSHGLYPDAARHIYETIGNGDFLADDTSAGLAWETWNHVVPMAWQARGNYIGGLEWMNMSVYWGNPEAGCGNPTGYCVNSGGPGSLMTRRVADPAYMTLE; the protein is encoded by the coding sequence ATGACTGTCGCCGCGACGTTCTGGGGAACGGGGGGGCTCCGGACCTACCCCACCTCGCATGGCAATGAATGCCAGGCGGCCTGTTTCAACGACCCGTCCTGTACTGGGGGCACGTTCAACCCGGCCAAGCGCCTCTGCTGGTTGCGCACCGGGAGCGGGGCGATTGGTGGCGGAATCCCCACGGACCAGGCGTTCAAGGTGGGGGACGCGGAGCGTGAGGCGTTCTTCCGTAGCCGGATGACCGTGGGCGCGACCTTCTGGGGGACGGGCGAACGCCGGTTCATCAGCACCACCAGCGCGACGCAGTGCTACACCGCTTGTTCCAACGACTCGAGCTGCACGGGCGGGACGTTCAACGAAGGCAAGCGCTCGTGCTGGCTCCGCGTGGGTAACGGCTCGATCGGCGGTGGGCTCACCTCGGACTACGGCTTCAAGACGCAACTGGGGGAGCGCAGGGCGGGCTTCAACGGCAACATCGTCTATGGCCACTGGCGAGCCTCCGGAGGGAAGAATCCCTCCAGTGCTGGCAACCCGACCTTCCATCTGGACTTCGCGGGGCCCACGGACATCATCACAGTCAAGCTGTCTTCCTCCGTGGACACCTACCTCTATCTGCTCGATGCGAATGGCAACGTGCTGGCCGAGGATGACCACAGTGGTGGCGGGAAGAACGCGCAGCTCAGCGTCGCGCTGAATCCTGGGAGCTACCAGCTGGTCGCCGCGACCGCCGCGACGGGGCAGGCTGGTGACTTCACCCTGTCCTCGGACAAGGCGCCCCTGCGGTTTTCGCAGCAGCTCGAGCTTCGGCCGGTGACCCGGTTCACCTGGATTTATGACGACCGGGGCTCGGGGGCATCGTCGAACATCGCCATCTGGCGCCCCGACCTCTCCCAACACCCGGGCTTCTTCTCGTTGGGAGACGTGGGCATGACGCGTTATGGCGTGGCGCCGTCGGCGTCGTTCGTGGTCCGTGGTGAGGGGGACCTCCTGGCGAGGCCCACCGACTATGCGCTGACCTGGAACGACAAGGGCTCGGGTGGCGACTCGGATGGTTCGCTCTGGGAGCCTGTCGCGCCGGTGGGTTACACCTGCCTTGGCCACGTCGCGGTGCGGGGATACTCCAAGCCTTCGACCGAGCTGATTCGTTGCGTGAAGAGCGCGTATGTGTTGGCCGCCGACCCGCAGACGCTCTGGACGGACAGTGGCTCAGGGGCGGACCGGGACGCCGGTCTCTGGCAGGCCGTCCCCAAGGACCACCGCGGGTTGCTCGCGTCGACGTTCATCTCCCGGCCGAGTCACAGCGACACGGGAGGGAGCAGCCGCTACTGGGTCCTCAACAAGAGCGCCACGGTCAACGAGGAGCTGCGGGGGGGCGCGGTGGATACGCGGACCGTCGTCTCCTTCGCGCCGCGTATCTGGTTGCATGCGGACGAGTCCTACTTCCCGTCCAGCACGGAGTTCCATCTCGCCAATGTCCACGAGGTGAACGGGCACCTGGTGACGAATCAGCCGTTGGGCTGTGATTCATGCACGGACCCTGCCTTCCTCGATGGGCAGCGGCCGGACCAGACGTCCGTGCCCGTCTATGCGCAGATCATCTCGCGGCCCCAGTCGGGCCAGATGGCTGGTGTGACGGACGTCCTCTACTGGTCCTTCTACCCCTACAACAACGGGAAGCGGGTGTGCATCGGCGTCTATATCGGCGGGATTGGCTGCGTCGGTGGGTACTCCACCTTTGGCAACCACGTGGGGGACTGGGAGCACTTCACCGTCCGCTTCGTCGATGGTCGCCCGTCGCAAGTCTATTTGAGCCAGCACGCGAATGGGCAGACCTTCACGTTCGGCGACAAGCTGCTCGCCTTCACGGGCTGGCATTCGGTCACCTACTCCGCGAAGGGCTCACACGGCCTCTACCCGGACGCGGCCCGGCATATCTATGAGACCATCGGCAACGGCGACTTCCTGGCGGATGACACCAGCGCGGGGCTCGCGTGGGAGACCTGGAATCATGTGGTGCCCATGGCCTGGCAGGCGCGGGGGAACTACATCGGCGGCCTGGAGTGGATGAACATGTCGGTCTACTGGGGCAACCCCGAGGCCGGTTGTGGCAATCCGACGGGCTACTGTGTCAACAGTGGGGGCCCTGGCTCGCTGATGACGCGGCGAGTGGCTGACCCGGCATACATGACCCTCGAATAA
- a CDS encoding tetratricopeptide repeat protein yields the protein MGTEGRKDWQRRESLTSALVQVGVVAVLLAGAVVFFVHRGTVRKQTEEHLRAARMAAMRGNPADFARAMTELEALFQLDAEARDAQALAADIQTVLWLEHRQPGADAKAREHLSRAVQLESQSGERYGAHALHLLAAGKSAEAEQYLAGLEARGANNARLTLARALALQARGDLPGARQAFARAAEASWRDPRFTTAYGEALMDEGQYPQAVEAFAKATSVNPDHLLARVSTALAHTYQGRKTEEAQQVLSGMEARGAELTPGLKARAGALKAELALARGAPDEALSAADEALNAVPDEHYALFARARALAVKRDAQARAAFEAAVARRRNAPLLYLDGARALQAAGDNGGAVALLDAYEATFGPVQITTPDGKKAGLLEKDGRYWLARGGVLEAASRQDDALVAYDKALAARGVDLARAQYAKGALLLARKDYEGARPLLAAVAPDSGAGTMAEAYTAMGDLLFAQGEHAASCQHYFFGLARARAQGTPREALAERVEDIRKRLESAGQASMAKAWKAESGSLLEP from the coding sequence ATGGGCACCGAAGGGCGCAAGGACTGGCAGCGGCGCGAAAGCCTCACCAGCGCGCTGGTTCAGGTGGGCGTGGTGGCGGTGCTGCTCGCGGGCGCGGTGGTTTTCTTCGTCCACCGAGGCACCGTCCGCAAGCAGACGGAGGAACACCTGCGCGCGGCCCGCATGGCCGCCATGCGTGGCAACCCCGCTGACTTCGCCCGCGCGATGACGGAGCTGGAGGCCCTGTTCCAGCTCGACGCGGAGGCCCGTGACGCCCAGGCCCTGGCCGCCGACATCCAGACGGTGCTGTGGCTGGAGCACCGTCAGCCCGGCGCGGACGCCAAGGCCCGCGAGCACCTGTCCCGCGCGGTGCAGTTGGAGTCGCAGTCCGGCGAGCGCTACGGCGCCCACGCCCTGCATCTGCTGGCCGCGGGCAAGTCCGCCGAGGCGGAGCAGTACCTGGCCGGGCTCGAGGCCCGCGGCGCCAACAACGCCCGGCTGACGCTGGCCCGGGCCCTGGCACTCCAGGCGCGCGGCGACCTTCCCGGCGCGAGGCAGGCCTTCGCTCGCGCGGCGGAAGCGTCCTGGCGCGATCCGCGCTTCACCACCGCGTACGGCGAGGCCCTGATGGACGAAGGCCAGTACCCGCAGGCGGTGGAGGCCTTCGCCAAGGCCACCAGTGTCAACCCGGACCACCTGCTGGCCCGCGTGTCCACCGCGCTGGCCCACACCTACCAGGGGCGCAAGACGGAGGAAGCGCAGCAGGTGCTCTCCGGCATGGAGGCCCGGGGCGCGGAGCTGACGCCCGGACTGAAGGCCCGCGCGGGCGCGCTGAAGGCGGAGCTGGCGCTGGCCCGCGGCGCGCCTGACGAAGCCCTCTCCGCCGCGGACGAAGCGCTGAACGCCGTGCCCGATGAGCACTACGCCCTCTTCGCCCGGGCCCGGGCCCTGGCGGTGAAGCGTGACGCCCAGGCGCGCGCGGCCTTCGAGGCGGCCGTGGCCCGGCGCCGCAATGCCCCCCTGCTCTACCTGGACGGCGCGCGGGCGCTGCAGGCCGCGGGCGACAACGGCGGCGCGGTGGCCCTGCTGGACGCGTACGAGGCCACCTTCGGCCCGGTGCAGATCACCACCCCGGACGGAAAGAAGGCAGGCCTCTTGGAGAAGGACGGCCGCTACTGGCTGGCGCGCGGCGGCGTGCTGGAAGCCGCCTCCCGTCAGGACGATGCCCTGGTCGCCTACGACAAGGCCCTGGCGGCACGCGGCGTGGACCTGGCCCGGGCGCAGTACGCCAAGGGCGCGCTGCTGCTGGCGCGCAAGGACTACGAGGGAGCCCGCCCGCTGCTGGCCGCCGTGGCACCCGACAGCGGCGCGGGCACGATGGCGGAGGCGTATACCGCCATGGGGGACCTGCTCTTCGCGCAGGGCGAGCACGCCGCCAGCTGCCAGCACTACTTCTTCGGCCTCGCGCGAGCCCGGGCGCAGGGCACGCCCCGCGAGGCGCTGGCGGAGCGCGTGGAGGACATCCGCAAGCGGCTGGAGTCCGCCGGCCAGGCCAGCATGGCCAAGGCCTGGAAGGCGGAGTCGGGCTCGCTCCTGGAGCCGTGA
- a CDS encoding homoserine kinase has product MAVHTALPLEAFERVAEAFGLGAVREVTPIPQGSINTNHRVETQSGRYFVRHSTVRSADDLRFESALLAHLAAYHFPGPVQLTTRDGATFLELEGGRVSVFRWLPGEELRHPALTADHLEQLGAELGKLHRDTQSFSGSRENPYGPETVSGWLEALAAHPDAELAAVARELQRDLETSRTVRQGLEPRGVIHADLFMDNVKWLGDRVGAFFDFEMACREDYGLDVAITLNAWCFDGGQYLPELCRAFIRGYVDVRPLSAVERTNLFGHALYGAVRFTASRIRDYHLSPLPADKLVRKDYRTYLNRARALNAMGPEGFAALLGL; this is encoded by the coding sequence ATGGCGGTACACACGGCGCTACCCCTTGAGGCATTCGAGCGGGTCGCGGAGGCATTCGGGCTCGGAGCTGTGCGTGAGGTGACGCCCATTCCCCAAGGCTCCATCAACACCAACCACCGCGTGGAGACGCAGAGCGGGCGCTACTTCGTGCGCCACTCCACGGTGCGCTCCGCGGACGATTTGCGCTTCGAATCCGCGCTGCTCGCGCACCTGGCCGCGTACCACTTCCCCGGGCCCGTGCAGCTGACGACGCGTGACGGCGCGACCTTCCTGGAGCTGGAGGGCGGCCGCGTCAGCGTCTTCCGCTGGCTGCCGGGCGAGGAGTTGCGCCACCCGGCCCTCACCGCTGACCACCTGGAGCAGCTGGGCGCGGAGCTGGGCAAGCTGCACCGCGACACGCAGTCCTTCTCCGGTTCGCGGGAGAATCCCTACGGACCGGAGACGGTGAGCGGCTGGCTGGAGGCGCTGGCGGCGCACCCGGACGCGGAGCTGGCGGCCGTGGCGCGTGAGCTGCAACGCGACTTGGAGACGTCGCGCACGGTGCGGCAGGGGCTGGAGCCTCGCGGCGTCATCCACGCGGACCTCTTCATGGACAACGTGAAGTGGCTGGGGGACCGCGTGGGCGCCTTCTTCGACTTCGAGATGGCGTGCCGGGAGGACTACGGCCTGGACGTGGCCATCACCCTCAATGCCTGGTGCTTCGACGGCGGGCAGTACCTGCCGGAGCTGTGCCGGGCCTTCATTCGCGGCTACGTGGACGTCCGGCCGCTGTCCGCCGTGGAGCGCACGAACCTCTTCGGCCATGCGCTCTACGGGGCGGTGCGCTTCACGGCGAGCCGCATCCGCGACTACCACCTGTCCCCGCTGCCTGCGGACAAGCTGGTGCGCAAGGACTACCGCACCTACCTCAACCGGGCCCGGGCATTGAATGCCATGGGGCCCGAGGGCTTCGCCGCGCTGTTGGGCCTGTGA
- a CDS encoding nuclear transport factor 2 family protein: MLKRFLAFSVLSLLAACAPKRIPGTDIVDNSDTRAILAVMEQYRTALEARDAQAIQALISPSFTDDGGTPSDPSDDLTAQTLVPYLERVFPRIQGPRIELSVRRIQVGEGVAAAIYYWNASWRMPTLHSRPMKESELEQMVFRKEDGTWKIITGI; the protein is encoded by the coding sequence ATGCTCAAACGCTTCCTCGCCTTCAGCGTCCTGTCCCTGCTGGCCGCGTGCGCCCCGAAGCGCATCCCCGGCACGGACATCGTCGACAACTCCGACACGCGCGCCATCCTCGCGGTCATGGAGCAGTACCGCACCGCGCTGGAGGCCCGGGACGCCCAGGCCATCCAGGCGCTCATCTCGCCTTCGTTCACGGATGACGGCGGCACGCCGAGCGACCCCAGCGACGACCTGACGGCGCAGACCCTGGTGCCCTACCTGGAGCGGGTGTTCCCCCGCATCCAGGGCCCTCGCATCGAGCTGAGTGTCCGCCGCATCCAGGTGGGCGAAGGCGTGGCCGCCGCCATTTACTACTGGAACGCCTCCTGGCGGATGCCGACGCTCCACTCGCGCCCCATGAAGGAGTCCGAGCTGGAGCAGATGGTGTTCCGCAAGGAAGACGGCACCTGGAAGATCATCACCGGCATCTGA
- the plpQ gene encoding motility regulator PlpA — protein sequence MSEQKTGPEHRQNGRAPIELKVDYKKLNSFFADYTKNISKGGTFIKTKKPLPIGTRFLFKLTVPHREAPFELLGEVVWSKADADEPGMGIRFIYSSEAQRVEFETVVEGLMSDSLGGELTEKLLNKPLHSHS from the coding sequence ATGTCCGAACAGAAGACAGGTCCAGAGCACCGCCAGAACGGGCGCGCGCCCATCGAGCTGAAGGTCGACTACAAGAAGCTCAACTCGTTCTTCGCGGACTACACGAAGAACATCAGCAAGGGTGGCACGTTCATCAAGACGAAGAAGCCGCTGCCCATCGGCACGCGCTTCCTCTTCAAGCTGACGGTGCCACACCGGGAGGCCCCCTTCGAGCTGCTGGGCGAGGTCGTCTGGTCCAAAGCGGACGCGGACGAGCCCGGCATGGGCATCCGCTTCATCTACAGCAGCGAAGCGCAGCGGGTGGAGTTCGAGACGGTGGTGGAAGGGTTGATGTCCGACAGCCTCGGCGGCGAGCTGACGGAGAAGCTGCTCAACAAGCCGCTGCACTCGCACTCATGA
- a CDS encoding DUF192 domain-containing protein: MVVAVPLLASACQQEAQGSAPRATPKAAEPRPRVTDVTAEDYVMQPLPRGHVRLEDAFGGAHRVEVEIAATAGTRARGMMWRKELAEGKGMLFLFPHEEVQGFWMRNTLISLDMIFITSDLRIAGIVSRAVPRSLESRSVGVPSQYVLEVPGGWTEKVGIRKGSAVRFEGVAGLDIAP, translated from the coding sequence ATGGTGGTGGCGGTGCCGTTGCTGGCATCGGCCTGCCAGCAGGAGGCGCAGGGCAGCGCGCCCCGTGCCACGCCGAAGGCCGCCGAGCCCCGTCCGCGCGTCACCGACGTCACCGCCGAGGACTACGTCATGCAGCCGCTTCCGCGAGGACATGTGCGGCTGGAGGATGCCTTCGGCGGGGCGCACCGGGTGGAGGTGGAGATCGCCGCGACGGCGGGCACACGTGCCCGGGGCATGATGTGGCGCAAGGAGCTGGCGGAGGGCAAGGGCATGCTCTTCCTCTTCCCGCACGAAGAGGTCCAGGGGTTCTGGATGCGCAACACGCTCATCTCGCTGGACATGATCTTCATCACTTCGGACCTGCGCATCGCGGGCATCGTGTCGCGCGCGGTGCCTCGCTCACTGGAGTCCCGCTCCGTGGGCGTGCCCAGCCAGTACGTGCTGGAGGTGCCCGGTGGCTGGACGGAGAAGGTCGGCATCCGCAAGGGCAGCGCCGTCCGCTTCGAGGGCGTGGCGGGCTTGGACATCGCGCCCTGA